One region of Rubripirellula tenax genomic DNA includes:
- a CDS encoding DUF11 domain-containing protein, with amino-acid sequence MKTTQQLTLAIATTAMFAITGCGVTSNQKPSMAAMSQRTPPSSSQPLRPTPNVVAQQATKTPVDADVIAQVGFIGDLADGCNVSSSDGSVETGCVDNSCVSCMPQNACASGGCGCNACQVTPHGYAMPVMPCPTGFDPQEFLCDGGDAKPNAFVRRNDTIGGLDPEDTIAHYTTEAGDIETTASNRVCVYAPRFASVRKITGAVSGGHSIGLATVDRPIGAGRVEINEGGVVIGETIELGHADVSRRIDAMRERNRGVPIESVLQPIQNVDVLAVLSGIKLDQLGQLDDDQRAVVERLALAAVAWTIDESVEVEIQDLKPPTLIRDQTVEGLTVYEFPDAGRLKIVKLADRGDAKPGEIITFAIQVQNVGDSPVEKVTLTDNLTTRLEYVEDSQTCSGGADFVTESNQAHSTQLIWNLTDKLRVGESVTVRFKCKVR; translated from the coding sequence ATGAAAACGACTCAACAACTGACACTCGCGATCGCGACGACTGCGATGTTCGCCATCACCGGATGCGGCGTCACTTCGAATCAAAAGCCGTCGATGGCCGCCATGTCGCAGCGTACACCACCATCGTCGTCGCAACCGTTACGCCCGACGCCAAACGTCGTCGCCCAACAAGCGACGAAAACGCCGGTTGATGCCGACGTGATCGCGCAGGTCGGATTCATTGGCGACCTTGCCGACGGATGCAACGTTTCAAGCAGCGACGGAAGTGTGGAAACCGGCTGCGTCGACAATAGTTGCGTTTCGTGTATGCCACAAAATGCTTGCGCGTCCGGCGGTTGCGGATGCAACGCGTGCCAGGTCACGCCACACGGGTATGCGATGCCCGTCATGCCGTGTCCGACCGGCTTTGACCCACAAGAATTTTTGTGTGACGGTGGCGACGCCAAACCAAATGCGTTTGTCCGTCGCAACGATACGATTGGCGGACTTGATCCCGAAGACACAATCGCCCACTACACAACCGAAGCGGGCGATATCGAAACCACCGCCAGCAACCGAGTCTGTGTCTACGCACCTCGTTTCGCTTCGGTCCGCAAGATCACCGGCGCTGTATCGGGTGGCCATTCGATCGGTCTGGCAACCGTGGATCGACCCATCGGAGCCGGTCGCGTCGAAATCAACGAAGGCGGCGTCGTGATCGGTGAAACGATCGAACTGGGCCACGCCGATGTTTCGCGTCGGATCGACGCGATGCGTGAACGCAATCGTGGTGTCCCGATCGAGTCTGTTTTGCAACCGATCCAGAATGTTGACGTGTTGGCGGTTCTGTCGGGCATCAAGTTGGACCAACTGGGCCAACTCGACGACGACCAACGAGCGGTGGTCGAACGATTGGCATTGGCGGCTGTCGCCTGGACGATCGACGAGTCGGTCGAAGTCGAGATTCAAGACCTGAAGCCACCGACGTTGATCCGCGATCAAACCGTCGAAGGTTTGACGGTTTACGAATTTCCTGACGCAGGTCGTTTGAAGATCGTGAAGTTGGCCGATCGCGGCGATGCGAAACCGGGCGAGATCATCACGTTTGCAATTCAAGTTCAAAACGTCGGCGATTCGCCGGTCGAGAAGGTCACGTTGACCGACAATCTGACGACTCGATTGGAATACGTCGAAGACAGCCAAACCTGCAGCGGCGGTGCCGACTTTGTGACCGAATCGAATCAAGCCCATTCGACTCAATTGATCTGGAACTTGACCGACAAACTTCGCGTCGGCGAAAGCGTCACCGTTCGATTCAAATGCAAGGTGCGATAG
- a CDS encoding 50S ribosomal protein L11 methyltransferase produces MRCFRGIVLVAICLSLGCRTEYREDLDYSYNVQQTWTLPELSFGEIVQFESVFWEPDDTVSLRSKIVDDTIAAGRSVLEIGTGTGMISILCLQNDAKTVVATDINPAAVACAQYNAAMLAADYKLDVRLVPKEDPGAFAVITTDEVFDLIISNPPWENGEINKPLDHAFYDPSFKLMDSLLDGLPVHLNPGGKCLLAYGHVPAIKRLRSEAERRGFTFKILDDRELDSLDENFLPGMLIEIKPPLATPNAVSTPVSSPPAND; encoded by the coding sequence ATGCGATGTTTTCGCGGAATCGTACTGGTTGCGATATGCCTATCGCTTGGATGCCGCACCGAATACCGCGAGGACCTCGATTACTCGTACAACGTCCAACAGACGTGGACGCTGCCCGAACTGAGTTTCGGCGAGATCGTGCAATTTGAATCGGTGTTTTGGGAACCCGACGACACCGTGTCGCTGCGATCCAAGATTGTCGACGACACGATCGCGGCCGGTCGCAGTGTCTTGGAGATTGGCACGGGCACCGGGATGATTTCGATTCTGTGTTTACAGAACGACGCCAAGACGGTCGTTGCCACGGACATCAATCCGGCCGCCGTGGCGTGTGCACAGTACAATGCTGCGATGCTGGCGGCCGATTATAAATTGGACGTGCGATTGGTCCCCAAGGAAGACCCGGGGGCCTTTGCGGTGATCACGACGGACGAAGTCTTCGATCTGATCATCAGCAACCCGCCTTGGGAAAACGGCGAAATCAATAAGCCGCTTGACCACGCATTCTACGATCCCAGTTTCAAATTGATGGATTCGTTGTTGGACGGTTTGCCGGTTCACTTGAATCCCGGTGGCAAATGCTTGCTAGCGTACGGACACGTTCCGGCGATCAAGCGATTGCGAAGCGAAGCCGAACGTCGCGGGTTCACCTTCAAGATTTTAGACGACCGTGAACTCGATTCGCTGGACGAAAACTTCTTACCGGGGATGCTAATCGAGATCAAACCTCCATTGGCGACGCCTAACGCGGTCAGTACCCCGGTGTCAAGTCCGCCGGCAAACGACTAG
- the ftsY gene encoding signal recognition particle-docking protein FtsY, whose translation MAFWRSKKTETPAADVPSVPPGDSTAESADPIASSVDPKQPDAAKAGVFSKMRSALTKTRQALNTDIRDLFKSEGRLVDDEFLNELFARLIRTDMGVASAEAVRDDIGTRFRARVVHFDDILESITAQTRELLAQESTEIQFAESGPTVILVVGVNGSGKTTSIGKLAYHLHSTGHKIVLGAGDTFRAAAVEQLTVWSGRIGCEIVTGKHEADPASVAFQTVEKAIEIGADIAIIDTAGRLQTQTNLMQQLDKIRRVIGKKIEDAPHEVLLVLDATAGQNAISQARGFSEAAGCTGIVLAKLDGSAKGGVILPIREQFQLPVKFVGLGEGLEDIAKFDSTTFAKALFE comes from the coding sequence ATGGCGTTTTGGCGTTCCAAGAAGACCGAGACCCCTGCTGCCGATGTCCCCTCGGTTCCCCCAGGCGATTCCACTGCAGAATCGGCGGATCCCATTGCGAGTTCGGTGGATCCCAAGCAACCCGATGCAGCAAAGGCCGGCGTCTTTTCCAAGATGCGTAGTGCGCTGACCAAAACTCGGCAAGCGCTCAACACCGACATCCGTGACCTGTTCAAAAGTGAAGGCCGGTTGGTCGATGACGAATTTTTGAACGAACTGTTTGCTCGATTGATTCGCACCGACATGGGCGTCGCTTCCGCAGAAGCGGTTCGCGACGACATCGGGACGCGTTTCCGAGCTCGTGTCGTGCACTTCGACGATATCCTCGAATCGATCACCGCCCAGACCCGCGAACTGCTGGCCCAGGAATCGACCGAGATTCAATTCGCCGAGTCCGGGCCGACGGTCATCTTGGTCGTGGGCGTCAATGGCAGCGGTAAAACGACGTCAATCGGCAAACTGGCGTATCACCTGCATTCGACCGGACACAAAATCGTGCTCGGTGCCGGTGACACGTTCCGGGCCGCCGCTGTGGAGCAGTTGACGGTATGGTCGGGCCGCATCGGTTGCGAGATCGTGACCGGCAAACACGAAGCCGATCCGGCCAGCGTCGCGTTCCAGACGGTGGAGAAAGCGATCGAGATCGGCGCCGACATCGCCATCATCGACACGGCCGGCCGGTTGCAAACGCAAACCAACCTGATGCAACAACTGGACAAGATCCGGCGCGTGATCGGCAAGAAGATCGAGGATGCGCCGCACGAGGTGCTGTTGGTGCTGGACGCCACGGCTGGCCAAAACGCGATCAGCCAAGCCCGCGGCTTCAGCGAAGCGGCCGGTTGCACGGGGATCGTGCTGGCAAAATTGGACGGTTCCGCCAAAGGTGGCGTGATCCTGCCCATCCGTGAACAGTTTCAATTGCCCGTCAAATTTGTCGGCCTCGGCGAAGGCCTGGAAGACATCGCCAAGTTCGACTCCACAACATTCGCCAAGGCACTGTTTGAATAG
- a CDS encoding porin, giving the protein MKLSKLALIAALACGTYAGNAFADQSNDIQLVSHCAAAACDCGEPACGCESMNLDCGCGDNSCDGGCAVGCDSGCDSACGVGSCLDDCGLFGDCCLGDPYTLFGEHCGWSAGGWVQMGYHSKGNGLFNSRPDELQLHQAWLYAEKAIDTSNGFDIGGRIDYLYGTDSQDTQAFGTGTGYDNDWDNGPDYGHALPQLYLEMGYGDLSVKLGNFYTIIGWEVVGATGNFFYSHAYTMYNSEPFTHTGALATYNASDDLTVWGGYTTGWDSGFNDNGDSFLGGFSAGLTDDLTFIYTTTFGRFGEARYGADERGYMHSIIADYAVSDSLEYIIQSDFLDTEDVNGATVRETFGINQYLIKTLNDCWAVGGRFEWWNADLAAGNASDVYALTLGANYKPHANVMVRPEIRFDWDDDQIAGLEDGDDQTTFGIDTIFTF; this is encoded by the coding sequence ATGAAGCTTAGCAAATTAGCACTGATTGCCGCACTCGCTTGCGGAACCTATGCGGGCAATGCGTTCGCCGATCAGTCAAACGACATTCAATTGGTTTCTCACTGTGCAGCAGCTGCATGCGATTGTGGCGAGCCGGCTTGCGGATGCGAGTCGATGAACCTCGACTGCGGTTGCGGCGACAACAGCTGTGACGGCGGTTGTGCAGTTGGCTGCGACAGCGGTTGCGACAGTGCTTGTGGCGTCGGCAGCTGCCTAGACGACTGTGGCCTGTTCGGCGACTGCTGCTTGGGCGACCCCTACACTCTGTTCGGCGAACATTGTGGTTGGTCGGCCGGCGGTTGGGTGCAAATGGGCTACCACAGCAAGGGTAACGGACTGTTCAACAGCCGTCCCGACGAACTGCAACTCCACCAAGCTTGGTTGTACGCTGAAAAGGCAATCGACACGAGCAACGGCTTCGATATCGGTGGTCGCATCGACTACCTGTACGGTACTGACTCGCAAGATACGCAAGCTTTCGGCACTGGTACCGGCTACGACAACGATTGGGACAACGGTCCCGATTACGGTCACGCTTTGCCACAACTGTACTTGGAAATGGGCTACGGCGATTTGTCGGTCAAGCTGGGTAACTTCTACACCATCATCGGTTGGGAAGTTGTCGGAGCGACCGGGAACTTCTTCTACAGCCACGCTTACACCATGTACAACAGCGAGCCGTTCACCCACACCGGTGCTTTGGCGACCTACAATGCAAGCGATGATCTGACCGTCTGGGGTGGATACACCACGGGCTGGGACAGCGGTTTCAACGATAATGGTGACTCGTTCTTGGGCGGTTTCTCGGCTGGTTTGACCGACGACCTGACCTTCATCTACACGACCACCTTCGGTCGCTTCGGTGAAGCTCGCTACGGTGCCGACGAGCGTGGATACATGCACTCGATCATCGCTGACTATGCCGTTAGCGATAGCCTCGAATACATCATCCAAAGCGACTTCTTGGACACCGAAGACGTCAATGGTGCGACCGTTCGTGAAACGTTCGGCATCAACCAGTACTTGATCAAGACGCTCAACGATTGCTGGGCCGTTGGTGGTCGTTTCGAATGGTGGAATGCTGACTTGGCCGCTGGTAACGCCAGCGACGTGTACGCTTTGACCTTGGGTGCGAACTACAAGCCGCACGCCAACGTCATGGTTCGACCTGAAATCCGCTTCGACTGGGACGACGATCAAATCGCCGGCTTGGAAGACGGTGATGATCAAACCACCTTCGGAATCGACACGATCTTCACGTTCTAG
- a CDS encoding porin, with amino-acid sequence MRLNKLAFLAALCGGAVINAGSNASNLYGQTSSPHESAVSQVSYCDDEIPACGCEGSCDGTCDGGFMSGGFGDYSADCGTSDCGSGACGSGDYAMDCGAGGGCGEGGLFDSGFLGQGSLGEPISLLGECCGFSMGGWAQLGYHNNDLALFNSRKNDFQLHQAWVYAEKAIDTSNGFDIGGRVDYVYGTDGPDTQAFGIDTNSWDNGWDNGPDYGNALPQVYLEAGYGDLSVKVGHFYTIIGYEVVQATGNFFYSHAYTMYNSEPFTHSGALFTYNMTDDIDIFGGYVMGWDSGFDDNGDSVIGGSSVQLTDDLNITSTMIGGRFNDRAGSSERGYMTSTVAQLTLTEKLNYVFQTDLLNSKNAAGETVRETFGINQYLIRSINDRVQLGGRFEWWNVQADSQGYGLPAAAIGDYDIFAMTLGMNIKPHANVTIRPEIRWDWVDGNKDRLAAADFALLEDNAGDQTTFGIDTIFTY; translated from the coding sequence ATGAGACTTAACAAATTGGCTTTCCTTGCCGCTCTTTGTGGTGGCGCCGTGATCAACGCCGGCAGCAACGCGTCGAACCTATACGGTCAGACGAGCAGCCCCCACGAATCGGCAGTTTCGCAGGTCAGTTACTGCGACGACGAAATTCCGGCCTGCGGTTGCGAAGGCAGCTGTGACGGAACGTGTGACGGCGGCTTCATGAGTGGCGGCTTCGGCGATTACTCGGCCGACTGTGGCACGAGTGATTGTGGATCCGGTGCCTGTGGATCGGGTGACTATGCAATGGACTGCGGCGCCGGTGGCGGCTGTGGCGAAGGGGGGCTGTTTGATAGCGGCTTCTTGGGCCAAGGTAGCCTGGGCGAACCGATCAGCCTGCTGGGCGAATGCTGTGGATTTTCAATGGGCGGCTGGGCCCAGTTGGGTTATCACAACAATGACTTGGCGCTGTTTAACAGTCGCAAAAACGACTTCCAGCTTCACCAGGCATGGGTCTATGCCGAGAAGGCAATCGACACGTCGAACGGTTTCGACATCGGCGGTCGAGTCGACTATGTGTACGGCACCGACGGTCCTGACACACAGGCATTCGGCATCGACACCAACAGCTGGGACAATGGTTGGGACAACGGTCCCGACTATGGCAATGCGTTGCCGCAAGTCTACCTCGAGGCCGGGTATGGCGATTTGTCCGTAAAAGTCGGTCACTTCTACACCATCATCGGTTACGAAGTCGTCCAGGCGACCGGCAACTTTTTCTATAGCCACGCCTACACGATGTACAACAGCGAACCGTTTACGCACTCGGGTGCTCTGTTCACTTACAACATGACCGACGACATCGACATCTTCGGTGGTTACGTCATGGGTTGGGACAGCGGCTTCGACGATAACGGTGATTCGGTGATCGGTGGTTCGTCGGTACAATTGACCGATGACCTGAACATCACGTCAACGATGATCGGCGGTCGATTCAATGACCGTGCGGGCAGCAGCGAACGGGGCTACATGACCTCAACGGTCGCTCAGTTGACGTTGACCGAAAAGTTGAACTACGTCTTCCAAACGGACCTGCTGAATTCGAAAAATGCGGCCGGAGAAACCGTTCGCGAAACCTTCGGAATCAACCAGTACTTGATCCGATCGATCAACGATCGCGTTCAACTGGGCGGTCGCTTCGAATGGTGGAATGTCCAAGCGGATAGCCAAGGCTATGGTTTGCCGGCCGCTGCCATCGGCGACTACGACATCTTCGCGATGACGCTTGGCATGAATATAAAGCCGCACGCGAACGTGACGATCCGCCCCGAAATTCGTTGGGATTGGGTCGATGGCAACAAAGACCGCCTGGCCGCAGCCGACTTCGCATTGTTGGAAGACAACGCTGGCGATCAAACGACGTTCGGTATCGATACGATCTTCACCTACTAA
- a CDS encoding ammonium transporter yields the protein MISTSTAFAQDEVVAEVVEAVAEAEPAADADLGVGYALDNAVLFLCAVLVLFMQAGFAMVEVGLNSAKNTINILSKNVMDLAVGALLFFAVGFGLMYPGSYGEVDNAYFAFGGSGIYDSAADRTFSPQVDWFFQAVFAATAATIVSGAVAGRMKFTAYLIYSAMLTGLIYPISGYWKWGGGWLMQFGELVDGEYTMAFQDFAGSAVVHAVGGFAGLAGAMILGPRLGRFTADGKSVPLPGHNIAFAALGVFILWVGWYGFNPGSQLAFQGTGDIDATVFIAVNTTLAAAAGAVIATALSWAMFSKPDLTMSLNGALGGLVGITACCDAFSNVWSIVVGGVAGALVVLGVILLDKAKIDDPVGAWPVHGLCGVWGCLALGLLPNTHLDSGATSLMVQLIGTVSICAWSFVTMGGLFLVLKALGMLRVSAEEETAGLDISEHGMHAYPSDAVSGGAVI from the coding sequence ATGATTTCGACGTCAACAGCATTTGCCCAAGATGAAGTGGTTGCGGAAGTGGTCGAAGCGGTCGCTGAGGCCGAGCCCGCTGCCGATGCCGATCTGGGTGTCGGCTACGCCTTGGACAACGCGGTGCTATTTCTGTGCGCCGTGCTGGTCTTGTTCATGCAGGCAGGCTTCGCGATGGTCGAAGTCGGACTGAACTCGGCGAAGAATACGATCAACATTTTGTCGAAGAATGTGATGGACTTGGCCGTCGGGGCCCTGCTGTTCTTCGCCGTCGGTTTCGGATTGATGTATCCGGGCAGCTATGGGGAAGTAGACAACGCCTACTTTGCCTTCGGCGGCAGCGGCATCTATGACTCCGCCGCTGATCGAACATTCTCGCCTCAAGTCGACTGGTTCTTCCAAGCCGTTTTCGCAGCGACTGCCGCGACGATCGTATCGGGTGCCGTCGCGGGTCGAATGAAGTTCACCGCCTACCTGATCTACAGCGCGATGTTGACCGGATTGATCTATCCGATCAGCGGCTACTGGAAGTGGGGCGGCGGATGGTTGATGCAGTTTGGCGAACTGGTTGACGGCGAATACACGATGGCCTTCCAGGACTTCGCAGGTTCGGCAGTCGTTCACGCGGTTGGTGGATTCGCCGGCCTAGCCGGTGCGATGATCCTTGGCCCACGCCTGGGACGTTTCACCGCCGATGGCAAGAGTGTGCCCCTTCCCGGTCACAACATCGCCTTCGCTGCACTGGGCGTGTTCATCCTATGGGTCGGATGGTACGGATTCAACCCTGGCAGCCAGCTGGCGTTCCAAGGTACAGGCGACATTGACGCGACGGTCTTCATTGCCGTGAACACAACTCTGGCTGCTGCGGCGGGTGCCGTGATTGCGACCGCGTTGAGCTGGGCGATGTTCAGCAAGCCCGACCTGACAATGAGTCTTAACGGTGCGCTGGGTGGATTGGTCGGTATCACGGCTTGCTGTGACGCGTTCTCGAACGTTTGGTCAATCGTTGTCGGCGGTGTCGCTGGTGCGTTGGTCGTCTTGGGTGTGATCCTGCTGGACAAAGCCAAGATCGACGACCCCGTTGGTGCATGGCCCGTTCACGGATTGTGCGGCGTTTGGGGCTGCTTGGCACTTGGCCTGCTTCCCAACACCCACCTCGACAGTGGTGCAACCAGCTTGATGGTGCAGTTGATTGGTACGGTGTCGATATGTGCTTGGTCGTTCGTCACGATGGGAGGTTTGTTCCTGGTGCTGAAGGCGCTTGGCATGCTTCGAGTCTCGGCCGAAGAGGAAACCGCTGGCTTGGATATTTCCGAGCACGGCATGCACGCATACCCGTCGGACGCAGTCTCTGGCGGTGCGGTCATCTAG
- a CDS encoding P-II family nitrogen regulator, with product MKFVIAIVQPGKLESIKAELSQVEVVRLTVLDCQGFGRQRGKTGAQHGLDSSVNLLRKVQLQIAVNEEFVQPTIDAIVAGGRTGSEGEIGDGKIFVLPMDDCIRIRTGETGSEAI from the coding sequence GTGAAATTTGTCATCGCAATTGTCCAGCCGGGCAAGCTGGAATCCATCAAGGCGGAACTCAGCCAAGTCGAAGTCGTTCGATTGACGGTGTTGGATTGCCAAGGCTTTGGTCGCCAGCGGGGAAAAACCGGGGCCCAACACGGCTTGGACTCGAGCGTGAACCTGCTTCGCAAAGTTCAATTGCAGATCGCCGTCAATGAAGAGTTCGTGCAACCGACCATCGACGCGATCGTCGCGGGCGGGCGGACGGGATCCGAGGGCGAGATCGGCGATGGCAAGATTTTCGTTCTACCGATGGACGATTGCATCCGAATCCGCACTGGTGAAACAGGAAGTGAAGCAATATGA
- a CDS encoding type 1 glutamine amidotransferase domain-containing protein: MSESDLPLAGQRVLILTGEIYEDLELWYPKLRLEEAGASTVVAGPDAKTHYNGKHGYPCTSDAAIADMDAGDFDALVVPGGFMPDKLRRDRAVLDLVRAFDADKKPIAAICHGGWIPISAGVYKGVRVTGSPGIKDDLVNSGATYEDASVVVDGHHVTSRRPDDLPDFCRALIGLMAR, encoded by the coding sequence ATGAGCGAGTCTGATCTCCCGCTGGCCGGCCAACGCGTCTTGATTTTGACCGGCGAGATCTACGAAGACCTCGAACTTTGGTACCCGAAACTGCGACTCGAAGAGGCCGGTGCCTCCACCGTCGTCGCTGGCCCCGACGCGAAAACGCACTACAACGGGAAACATGGATACCCGTGTACCAGTGATGCCGCGATCGCGGACATGGATGCGGGGGACTTCGATGCATTGGTTGTGCCGGGCGGATTCATGCCCGACAAGTTGCGCCGCGACCGGGCGGTTCTCGACTTGGTCCGCGCCTTCGACGCGGATAAGAAACCGATTGCCGCGATTTGCCATGGCGGATGGATTCCGATCTCGGCGGGTGTCTACAAAGGCGTGCGAGTGACCGGTTCGCCGGGCATCAAGGACGACCTCGTCAATTCGGGTGCAACCTACGAAGATGCGTCGGTCGTTGTCGACGGTCACCACGTGACCAGCCGTCGCCCGGACGACTTGCCGGATTTCTGTCGAGCGCTGATCGGCTTGATGGCTCGCTAG
- a CDS encoding TIGR01777 family oxidoreductase — translation MAEDEFYAATVSLAVPIDQAFAYHERPGALSRLIPPWESVELEHSDGSLTVGSQVVMKTKIFGIPFRWVARHTEYDRPRLFADTQVSGPFASWDHRHEFSEPSTEQSSMSQLRDQIRYRVPLGAVGRLFGGSKARRTIEAMFAFRHRLTQDDLQLHHDRPAEPMTIAISGSSGMVGSQLSALATLLGHQVRPIVRSVDKDPNTIAAWSNDDDLQKFEGVDAVVHLAGKSIADQRWTDPVKQEIRDSRVVKTRQLCELLARLDRKPSVLICASATGIYGDRGDEILTEDSQPDDSFLADVARQWEAACQPAIDAGIRVVHARFGIVLSPQGGALEKSLLPAKLAGGSLGNGRQWWSWIALDDVVGAIYHAITDPSMSGPVNFVSPTPVTNGEFAKTLASVVGRPALFPAPAFALRAALGEMADALLLSSCRAEPTRLQAAGYRFRFTELEPFLRYVLGRNRLRSEA, via the coding sequence ATGGCCGAAGACGAATTCTATGCGGCGACGGTCTCGTTGGCCGTGCCGATTGACCAAGCATTCGCATATCACGAACGCCCGGGAGCACTGTCTCGGTTGATCCCGCCGTGGGAGTCTGTCGAACTTGAGCATTCCGACGGATCGCTGACCGTTGGCAGCCAAGTGGTCATGAAGACCAAGATTTTTGGGATTCCGTTTCGCTGGGTCGCCCGTCACACCGAATACGACCGGCCGCGGCTGTTTGCCGACACTCAGGTTTCCGGACCTTTTGCATCGTGGGATCACCGCCATGAATTCAGCGAACCGTCTACCGAACAAAGTTCGATGTCTCAACTGCGAGACCAGATTCGGTATCGAGTTCCGCTGGGCGCGGTCGGGCGATTGTTTGGCGGATCGAAAGCCCGCCGAACGATTGAGGCGATGTTCGCGTTTCGTCACCGTTTGACTCAGGATGACTTGCAATTGCATCACGATCGTCCGGCCGAACCGATGACGATCGCCATTTCCGGATCTAGCGGAATGGTGGGCAGCCAGTTGTCGGCGCTGGCGACACTCTTAGGGCATCAAGTTCGCCCGATCGTTCGGTCCGTCGACAAAGACCCCAACACCATCGCGGCTTGGTCAAATGACGATGACTTGCAAAAGTTCGAAGGTGTTGATGCCGTGGTTCACCTAGCCGGAAAGTCGATCGCTGACCAACGTTGGACCGACCCCGTCAAACAGGAAATTCGCGACAGCCGCGTCGTCAAAACACGCCAACTTTGCGAGTTGCTGGCCCGACTGGATCGAAAGCCATCGGTTTTGATATGCGCGTCGGCGACGGGCATTTACGGGGATCGTGGCGATGAGATTCTCACCGAAGATTCCCAGCCCGACGATTCGTTTCTAGCGGATGTCGCTCGCCAATGGGAAGCCGCTTGTCAGCCGGCCATCGATGCGGGCATTCGCGTCGTCCATGCTCGTTTCGGAATCGTTTTGTCACCGCAGGGCGGCGCGCTCGAAAAATCGCTGCTGCCGGCAAAGCTGGCCGGCGGGTCGCTGGGCAATGGCCGCCAATGGTGGAGCTGGATCGCGTTGGACGATGTCGTCGGTGCGATCTATCACGCGATCACCGACCCTTCGATGTCGGGACCCGTCAATTTCGTTTCGCCGACACCGGTCACCAATGGTGAGTTTGCAAAAACGCTGGCCAGTGTTGTGGGTCGACCGGCACTGTTTCCGGCCCCTGCGTTCGCACTCCGAGCAGCGCTGGGCGAAATGGCGGACGCGCTGTTGTTGTCCAGTTGCCGTGCCGAGCCGACGCGGTTGCAGGCGGCGGGCTATCGATTTCGGTTCACCGAATTGGAACCGTTCCTTCGATACGTGTTGGGGCGAAACCGGCTGAGATCGGAAGCATGA